TTGACGGTGATGCTGACGACAGCAGGCGAAGAACGGTTGCAAGCGGCGCGCGACCACTGGTTCGCGGCGCAGGAAGAATTCGAGCAGCGCTTCGGACCGCAGCGTGCAGCGAGTCTGCGCGAAGAGTTGTTCGACATGACCAGGCGCTAACGCTCACGATTTCAGGCAACAAAGCGGGCGCTTCCAGGCGCTTTTTTTCAACGTTTCCCAGTGCATACGCACATAGAGCCATGTCTACAACTCCTTCTATTGCTCCGCCGAGCGTCGTCGGCGCCGCAAAACAGACGCGCAGCATTCCGTGGATGCTGCTGGCGGTGATCACCGTCGTCGTCGTTGTCGCGGCGGCTGCATCGTACTGGTTCTTCGTGGGCCGCTTTGTCGAAACCACCGACGATGCCTACGTGGGCGGCGACGTCACCGTGCTTGCACCGAAGGTGAACGGCTTCGTCAACGACGTGCTGGTGCAGGACAACCAGTATGTGAAAGCGGGGCAGGTGCTGATCCGCCTCGATGCGCGCGATTACGATGCCCGCCTCGCGCAGGCCAATGCCGAAGTCGCGAGCGCGGAAGCGGCCGTGACGGAGCTCGAAGCGAAGAAGTCGCTGCAACTCGCGACGATCAACGAGCAATCCGCCGAAGTGCGGGCGTCAGGCGCGGAACTCACGCGCAGCGCGTCGGACTCGGTGCGTTACCGCCAACTCGTGAAGGACGATGCGGTGTCGAACCAGGTCGTCGAACGCGCGGACGCGGACCTCGCGAAAGCGCATGCCGCCGTGGATCGCAGCAGTGCCGCGTTGACGGCGGCGCAGCGTCAGTTGCCCGTGCTCGATGCGCAGATCAACGACGCGCATGCCCGCATCGCGACGGCCGTGGCGGCGCAACGTGTCGCCGCGCTCAACGTCGAGTACACGACGATCCGTGCGCCGATCGACGGCTATGTCGGCAATCGCACGGCGCGCGTGGGCGTGCTGGCCAATGTCGGCGTGTCGCTGCTGACGGTGGTTCCCGCTAGCGGACTGTGGATCGACGCGAACTTCAAGGAAGACCAGTTAAAGAAGATGAAGGTCGGTGACACCGTCGATGTCGATCTGGATGCGTCGAGCCATCCCATCGAAGGCGTGGTCGAGAGTCTTGCGCCGGCGACGGGTGCGACCTTCAGCGTGCTGCCCGCGGAGAACGCGACGGGCAACTTCACGAAGATCGTGCAGCGCGTGCCCGTGCGTGTGCGGCTGTCGGTGCCGAAGGAGATGCAAGGCGTGCTGCGTCCAGGCCTCTCGGCGACGGTGAAGGTGCATCTGCGTTCTGACGCAGAGGCCAGTCACGACGCAGCCCGCTCGGCCTCGTAACCCACGGACGCCGCGACCATCATGAGCAAGACGACATCCGCACCCGTGAACCCGGCCGATCTGCCGACCGCAACCAAAGTCTTCGCGTTTTCGCTGCTGTGCCTCGGCTTTTTCATGGCGACGCTCGATATCCAGATCGTGGCGTCGTCGCTGAAGGATATCGGCGGCGGCCTGTCGGCGAGCCAGGATGAACTCTCCTGGGTGCAGACCGCGTATCTGATCGCCGAGATCATGGTGATTCCGATGTCGGGCTGGCTCACGCGCGTGTTCTCGACGCGCTGGGTGTTCGCGGCATCCGCGTTGGGCTTCACGATCACGAGCATGCTGTGCGGGCTCGCGTGGGACATCAACTCGATGATCCTGTTTCGCGGCCTGCAAGGCGCAGCGGGCGCTGCGATGATCCCGACCGTGTTCACGACCGCCTTCATGCTGTTTCCGGGCAAGCAGCGGATCATCGCCGCGACGACGATCGGCGCGCTGGCGTCGCTCGCACCGACGATCGGCCCCGTGATTGGCGGCTGGATCACCGATCAATGGTCGTGGCACTGGCTGTTCTATCTGAACCTCGTGCCGGGCGTGCTCGTCACGGTGCTCGTGCCGCGCTATGTCAACGTCGATCACGCCGATGTCTCGCTGCTCAAGACGGGTGACTATCTGGGCATCGTGCTGATGTCGGGCTTTCTCGGTTGCCTCGAATATGTGCTGGAAGAAGGGCCGCGCAAGAACTGGTTCGGCGACAACGCGATTCTGTTCTGCGCGTGGATCTGCGCGATCTGCGGCTTCCTGTTCCTCGTGCATGCTTTCACGGCGAAGGAACCAATCGTCGACTTGCGGGCGCTCGCAATTCGCAACTTCGGTATCGGCAGCCTGTTGTCGTTTATCACAGGTATCGGCCTGTTCTGCACGGTGTTCCTGACGCCCGTGTTTCTGTCGCGTGTGCGTGGTTTCGATTCACTGCAGATCGGTCTCGCGCTGCTGTCGGTCGGTTGCGCGCAACTGGTCGCGCTCACGGCGTACTCGTTTCTCGCACGCAGGGTCGACATGCGTCTGCTGATGGTGTTCGGCCTGATCTGCTTTGGTGTCGGCTGCTACCTGTATGTGCCGCTGACGAATCAGTGGGGCTGGCACGAACTGCTGATCCCGCAGGTGCTGCGTGGTGTCGGCCAGCAATTCTGCGTGCCGCCCATCGTGACGATGGCGCTCGGTTCGCTGCCGCCTTCGCGGCTCAAGTCGGCGAGCGGCCTCTTCAATCTGATGCGTAACCTGGGTGGCGCTATCGGCATTGCGGTGTGCAGCACGATGCTCAACGACCGCCTGAACCTGCATTACGAACGGCTCGACGAACACGTGACGGCTGGCCGCCCGGTGATCGAAGCGATGCTGCGCAACCAGGCTGCGCATTTCTCGGCGGTCGGTGGCGACGTGATCAACGGCGCGTCGGCGGGTCTCGCATCGCTGCATTCGCTACTGATGCGCGAAGCGCTCGTGCTGACATTCTCCGACACGTTCCTCGCGGTCTCGCTGTGCTTCGCAGTGGGCCTGATCAGCGTGCTGTTCTCGCGGCCTTTCGGTCTTACCGCGCCGCCGCCGGACGCGCACTGAAGCGCACTGAACCACGCGAAAGCCATCAACACATCCGATGATTGGAAGACCCGACATGAAAACGATCGTAGCCAAAGCGCTCGCCGTTGCCGCCGCCATGACGCTTGCTGCGTGTGCCGTACAGCCCGAGACGCACGCGGACTTGCCGCAGACGGTGAAGACCGTCGCCCCGGACGCGTGGAGCGTCGACGCGCCGAAAGATACCGTGGATGCCGACCAGTGGTGGTCGCAATTCGGCGACCCGACCATGCACAAGCTGGTGGACATTGTGCTCAACGACAACCTCGACGTGAAAGCCGCCGTCGAGCGCGTGAAGCAGGCGCAGCAGGTCACGAAGCAGCAGCGCGCAGCGCTCGCGCCGCAACTCGATGCAGGCGCGACGGCTGCGTATGAGCGGCAGAATACGCCGCCGCCGCTGGGCTATGTGAAGCAGGCGGGCATCGGCTTGACGGCATCGTGGCAGCCCGATGTATTCGGCGGCGAACGTCTTGCGGTGCTTGCGGCGCAGGCGCAGGTGTCGGGGCGTCAATCGGCGCTGAACGAATTGCGGCTCGCGCTGGCCGCGAATGCGGCTGCTGCGTATATCGACTTGCGCTGGGCGCAGTCGCAATTGCAGATCGTCAACGACAACGAGGAAATCCGCGCTCGCGCGCTGAAGCTCACGCAACAGCGCCTGAAATACGGGCTGTCGACGCAACTCGACGTGGCGCGCGCGCAGAACCAGTTGCAGGATTTGCAGGCGCAGCTTCCGAAGATCCGCTCGGACATTCAGCATGACATGAGCCTGATTGCGGTGTACTCGGGACGCACGCCGGAAAGCGTCGACAGCCTGTTGCTCAGCGAGGCGCATCCGATTCCCGTGCCCGCGCAAAGCGTGCCGCAGACGCTGCCGTCCGATGCGCTGCTGCGCCGCCCCGATGTGCGCACCGCTTACGCGACCGTCGAGCAGCGCGCGGCCGAAGTGGGCGTCGCGCGAGCGGACCGCTATCCGAAGTTCAACCTGAGCCTGAGCGACGGCATTCTCGCGTCGTCGTATCTCGGCCTGCCGACGTTGACGGACAACCTCTTTAGCGCGGCGTTGAACGCGACGAGCCCGATCTTCAACGCGGGCCGCATCACCGCGCACATCGAGCAGAACGAGAGCCGCATGCGCGAATCGCAACTCGGCTTGCAGCAGACGATGCTGAACGCGCTGAAGGAAATCGAGGACACGCGCAGCGATCTCGTCAACGGCGACGCGCAGGTCGAGAAACTCGGCGGCGCGCTCGGTGCGTCGGGGCAGGCGCTGAAACTTTCCACTGAGTTGTACAAGGGCGGGGCGTCGAGCTTCCTCGATGTACTCGATGCGCAAGAGGCGTATCTGCGCGACGCGGAATCGTTGAATCAGGCTAAGCGCGAGCATGCGCAGGCGGCTGTTGCGCTGTATCGGTCGCTCGGCGGTGGCTGGGATGTGCCGGCCAATAGCGATGTTGCGAAGGCGAAGCCGTCGACAGATGTCGCGGCTAATTAAAGAAACATGAAGCGGAATGAAAGTGCCTCGTTTGCGCGAGGCACGCAAGCGTAGTCCTTCAACCTGAGGAATAGCGATGAATGCTCGCGATATTGTGATTGCCCATCCCGTCCGCACGCCGATTGGCGCATTCGGCGGGTCGTTGAAAGAAGTGCCTGCCGTGCAGCTGGGCGCGGCTGTCGTGCGTGAGACGCTGCGGCGCGGCGGGCTCGATGCGAAGGCGTTGTCGTCGGTGGTGATGGGTAACGTCGTGCAGGCGGGGAACAAGATGAACCCGGCGCGCCAGGCGGCGATAGGCGGCGGCGTGCCCGTCTCGGTGCCCGCGCTCACGGTGAACCGCGTGTGCGGATCGGGCGCGCAGGCGATCGTGTCGGCGGCGCAGGAGATCGCGCTCGGACTCGGCGACGTGGCTGTCGCGGGCGGCATGGAGAACATGGACCGCGCGCCGTATCTGCTCGAAAGCGGACGCTGGGGCAGTCGTATGGGCAATGCGCAAGTGCATGACAGCATGTTGCGCGACGGCCTCGTCGATGCGTTTTCGAACGAGCACTCTGGCTGGCACACAGAAGACCTCGTGAGCAAGGCCGAACTGACGCGCGCAGCACAGGATGAGTGGGCGGCGCGTTCGCAGCAGCGCTTTGCTGCCGCACAGGAGCGCGGTGTGTTCGACGCGGAACTGGTCGCCGTCGAAATCGCAGGGCGCAAGGGCGCGGTGCAATTCGCGCGCGACGAGCAACCGCGTCCCGACACGACGATCGAGACGCTAGCGAAGCTGCGCCCCGCGTTTCGTCCCGATGGCACGATCACGGCAGGCAATGCGCCGGGTCTCAATAGCGGTGCAGCGGCGATGATCGTCGCGGGGCGCGACTATGCGGAGGCGCATGGCATCGAAGCGTCCGCGCGTCTGGTTTCGTTCGGCATCGCAGCCGTCGAGCCGGGCATGTTCGGTCTCGGTCCCGTGCCCGCCGTGCAGATCGCGCTTGAACGCGCGGGCTGGAAACTCGGCGACGTCGAACGTGTCGAGATCAACGAGGCGTTTGCTGCCGTGCCGCTTGCCGTCGCGCAGAAGCTGGGGCTTGCGCTCGACATCGTCAACGTTGAAGGCGGCGCGATTGCGCATGGTCATCCCATCGGCGCGACGGGTGCGGTGCTCACTACGCGCCTCATCCATTCGATGCGCCGCGATGGCATCAAGCGCGGCATCGTGACGTTGTGCATCGGCGGCGGGCAGGGCATTGCGCTCGCGCTGGAAATCGTCTGACGCGGTTTTCGTTGCTGTTTTGATGCCCGCAGCGGGACACCCAAGTCCGCTGCGGGCATCTTCGATTTGGGACATACTTCATGCGCATGGCGTACGCCAGACAAACGGACTAACGGAGGAGCAATGCGAATTCTCGTAGTGGGCGCGGGTGCTGTGGGCGGATACTTCGGCGGACGTCTTGTGCAGGCGGGCCGCGATGTCACGTTTCTCGTGCGCGAAAAGCGCGCTGAAGAACTGCGGCACTTCGGGCTCGTCATTAAAAGTCCGCGCGGCGATGTGACATTGCGCGACGTGAAGACCGTGCTCGCGGATCAGATCACGCAGCCATACGATCTCGTGTTGTTGAGCTGCAAGGCGTACAACCTGGACGATGCGATTGAATCGTTCGAATCCGCTGTCGGCGAATCGACGATGATCCTGCCCGTGCTGAACGGCATGCGTCATATCGATGTGCTCAAGCAGCGATTCGGCGCGACGAAGGTATTGGGCGGGCAGTGCGTGATTGCCGCGACGCTCAATCGCGAACGCGAAATCGTGCATCTGAACGACATGCATGCGATCGGCTTCGGTGAGCTCGGCGGCGGATTGAGCGAGCGCGTGCAAGCGGTTGCATCGGCGTTCGACGGTGCGAGCTTCGACTCGACGGCGTCCGACAACATCCTTCAGCAGATGTGGGAGAAGTGGGTGTTCCTGGCGACGCTTGCGGCCAACACCTGTTTGCACCGTGCCGCGATCGGCGACATTCTGAAGACACCGGACGGGCGCCGTGTGATCGAAGGCATATTGGCCGAATGCAAGGCGGTCGCGGCGGCGAACGGTTATGCCATCGGCGAAGCGTCCAATGCGCGTGCGCAGACCATTCTGTTTGCGGATGGCTCGGCGTTGACGGCGTCGATGCTGCGCGATATTGAAGGGCAGTCGCGGATCGAGGCGGATCATATCGTCGGTGATCTGATTGCGCGCGGCGGCGACGCGCAGAAGGATGGGGCGCTGTCGTTACTGCGTATCGCGTACAGCCATCTGAAAGCTTATGAGGCGAGGTTGGCGCGGTTATCCGCGTAAGAACTCGGAGGGGCCAGAACGCGGCGAAGCTGAAGTAGAATCGACGGCACTGAATCACGCGAGGTGGACCATGCCCACTCCCCAAGGATCGGTGCCAGCGTTATGTACGGCTTCCGCGACGACGTTCTCGATCGGTATTATCTTTCTTGGCTATTGGGGTCTCCAGGAAGGAGGCCACTGGACGCTGACCGATAGGTTCGTTGCTGGGCTTGCGATTGTTGGGTTTGCGTTTTTGGGTCTCGTGCCGTGGGTGGCGACTAGTCCCGTCGTGCCTGATACGAATGATAAGAAGGTGCGCTCCGCGCGGGGAATGTTTCTGGTTGGGATGATTGCGGTTTGGTTGTCCATTGTTGTGTCGGTTATCTTTTGATTTTTTTTGTTTGTCTGCGACGCTGGGGTGGTTGTTCTGGGGGGTGCGCGGGCGCGTTGGGTTGGGTTTGGTTTGCTCGTGTTTGCGCTGGCATCCGCGCTTTGCCTTCGTGCTTCACGCGTTGCCCCTGTGGGTTTGCGTTTTCGCTGGCATCCGCGATTTGTTAGCGTGCTTCAAGCGTCGCCCCTGTGCGGGGCGGCACCTACTTTTCTTTGCCGCCGCAAAGAAAAGTAGGCAAAAGAAAGCGGCTCACACCGCCAACTCTTGTATTTGCCTGAGGGCCCCCAACGGGTCTTACGCTTCACACGGCAACGCCCTTGTTCACGTGCGTTGCTAACGCTTCGAATGAGCGCCTCACCCGCTTCAAACACCTGAACAAGAGCTAGCGGCAGCGAACGGTTTGTGCCGCCCAGGTGGCAAACTGTGTGTAGGTTGTCGCGTCGTATAAGTTAGCGCTCTTACAGGGTGGAGCGCATGTGCAATTGGTCTGGAGTGAGGCGTGTGGAGCACCAGTGACCGACACACAGTTTGCCACCTGGGCGGCCGTGGAATATCTGGCACGGCATGATGCAGCGCGGGTGCGTGAAGCGGGTGAGGCGTACCGCAAGAGCGTTGGCAACGAGCATGAATGACGTGATTGCCGTGTGAAGCGTAGGAACCTTTGGGGGCCCTCAGGCAAGAACTAGAACTGGCGGTGTTAGCCGCTTTCTTTTGCCTACTTTTCTTTGCGGCGGCAAAGAAAAGTAGGTGCCGCCCCGCACAGGGGCGACGCGTGAAGCACGCTAACAAATCGCGGATGCCAGCGAAAACGCAAACCCACAGGGGCAACGCGTGAAGCACGAAGGCAACGCGCGGATGCCAGCGCAAAGGCAAACACCCCGACCGGCACCGCATGAAGCACGAAAGCAAAACGCGGATGCCAGCGCAAACACAAGCAAACCACCCAGCGTCGCAGACAAAAAAATCAGAACACCTTCACCGGCACATTCACGACCAACCGATACTCCATATTATCCGGGTCCGAATAGTGCGCTGTCGACTTGTGATACATCGCGATAAACGTGATCTTCGTATCCTTGAACCGCCCGCTTTGCAGCGTATAGCTCGGAATAAAACCGATCTCATGGTGCGTGCCATGCACATACTCGCCATTCCGCGTATACGGCCCGATAGCATTTGACGCGGCGCCAGCCGAAGCATCCGCGCCCCAGCCCGTCACACCCCACAGCATCGCCTTAAAGCCAGGCAACCCGGCATACTTACCATCAAACGTATACCGCAACTGGAACGACTTTTCATGCGGCGCGTTGTAGTCAACGTCCATCGAGTTCACGAGATAAATACCGTTGGTCTCGTTCACATAATCGAAGAACTGGTCACCAAGAATCTGCTGATACCCGAGCAACACCTGATGCGGACCATGCTGCGCCGACAGCGACAGGCTATACGCATTGTTGTTGATGTGCCCTTGCAGCGCCGAACCCGTCTGATGCGTCGAGTAGATGTTCGCGAGGCCCGCCCACTTGACAGTGTTCACATCGCCGATCGAATGCGAGATCGCCGCGTAGAACTGATTCCAGACGTCTTCCGCCTGGTCCGCGTACAGCGTGACCGTACCGTTGGGCGAATAGTCCCAGTTGCCGCCGAAGTAGGATAGGCGCTTGAACGTCGTGCCGCCGTACGATGTCGTCAGGTCTACGAGGTTCGTGTGGCCGCGCGGGTCGACCTTCGTGAAGCTGCCCGCTTGCAGCGTGACGTTATGGATATCGTTGCTCACTGCCGACACGCCGAGGAACGTCGGCGGCAACGCGCGGTTGTCATGCGGTTCCATGAACGGGTTGTTGTCGACGATCTGCAAGCCATACTTGACGACCGTCTCGGAGATGCGCCCCTTGATGTCGTACATGCCCGGATACGCCCACGCGAGCTGGTCGGAGCCGCCGCCGCCCTTCGCCACGTGAACCATGTTGCCCGCGCCGTTGCCGCCGTCGAGCTTGAGCGCGGCAAACAGCGACGCGTCGAAGCCGAGTCCCACCGGCCCTTGCGTAAAGCCCGATTCGAAGTTCGCCTGCATGCCCTGAACCCACGCATGACGGTGCGGGCCGCCTTCGTTGTCGAACTGGTCGGCGTAGTTGCGGAACAGCAGGTTCAGATGGCTGTCGGCGATCAGACCTTTGCTCTTCGCCTGGCTCGA
The Paraburkholderia terrae genome window above contains:
- the panE gene encoding 2-dehydropantoate 2-reductase, translating into MRILVVGAGAVGGYFGGRLVQAGRDVTFLVREKRAEELRHFGLVIKSPRGDVTLRDVKTVLADQITQPYDLVLLSCKAYNLDDAIESFESAVGESTMILPVLNGMRHIDVLKQRFGATKVLGGQCVIAATLNREREIVHLNDMHAIGFGELGGGLSERVQAVASAFDGASFDSTASDNILQQMWEKWVFLATLAANTCLHRAAIGDILKTPDGRRVIEGILAECKAVAAANGYAIGEASNARAQTILFADGSALTASMLRDIEGQSRIEADHIVGDLIARGGDAQKDGALSLLRIAYSHLKAYEARLARLSA
- a CDS encoding efflux transporter outer membrane subunit; protein product: MKTIVAKALAVAAAMTLAACAVQPETHADLPQTVKTVAPDAWSVDAPKDTVDADQWWSQFGDPTMHKLVDIVLNDNLDVKAAVERVKQAQQVTKQQRAALAPQLDAGATAAYERQNTPPPLGYVKQAGIGLTASWQPDVFGGERLAVLAAQAQVSGRQSALNELRLALAANAAAAYIDLRWAQSQLQIVNDNEEIRARALKLTQQRLKYGLSTQLDVARAQNQLQDLQAQLPKIRSDIQHDMSLIAVYSGRTPESVDSLLLSEAHPIPVPAQSVPQTLPSDALLRRPDVRTAYATVEQRAAEVGVARADRYPKFNLSLSDGILASSYLGLPTLTDNLFSAALNATSPIFNAGRITAHIEQNESRMRESQLGLQQTMLNALKEIEDTRSDLVNGDAQVEKLGGALGASGQALKLSTELYKGGASSFLDVLDAQEAYLRDAESLNQAKREHAQAAVALYRSLGGGWDVPANSDVAKAKPSTDVAAN
- a CDS encoding DHA2 family efflux MFS transporter permease subunit, with the translated sequence MSKTTSAPVNPADLPTATKVFAFSLLCLGFFMATLDIQIVASSLKDIGGGLSASQDELSWVQTAYLIAEIMVIPMSGWLTRVFSTRWVFAASALGFTITSMLCGLAWDINSMILFRGLQGAAGAAMIPTVFTTAFMLFPGKQRIIAATTIGALASLAPTIGPVIGGWITDQWSWHWLFYLNLVPGVLVTVLVPRYVNVDHADVSLLKTGDYLGIVLMSGFLGCLEYVLEEGPRKNWFGDNAILFCAWICAICGFLFLVHAFTAKEPIVDLRALAIRNFGIGSLLSFITGIGLFCTVFLTPVFLSRVRGFDSLQIGLALLSVGCAQLVALTAYSFLARRVDMRLLMVFGLICFGVGCYLYVPLTNQWGWHELLIPQVLRGVGQQFCVPPIVTMALGSLPPSRLKSASGLFNLMRNLGGAIGIAVCSTMLNDRLNLHYERLDEHVTAGRPVIEAMLRNQAAHFSAVGGDVINGASAGLASLHSLLMREALVLTFSDTFLAVSLCFAVGLISVLFSRPFGLTAPPPDAH
- a CDS encoding thiolase family protein → MNARDIVIAHPVRTPIGAFGGSLKEVPAVQLGAAVVRETLRRGGLDAKALSSVVMGNVVQAGNKMNPARQAAIGGGVPVSVPALTVNRVCGSGAQAIVSAAQEIALGLGDVAVAGGMENMDRAPYLLESGRWGSRMGNAQVHDSMLRDGLVDAFSNEHSGWHTEDLVSKAELTRAAQDEWAARSQQRFAAAQERGVFDAELVAVEIAGRKGAVQFARDEQPRPDTTIETLAKLRPAFRPDGTITAGNAPGLNSGAAAMIVAGRDYAEAHGIEASARLVSFGIAAVEPGMFGLGPVPAVQIALERAGWKLGDVERVEINEAFAAVPLAVAQKLGLALDIVNVEGGAIAHGHPIGATGAVLTTRLIHSMRRDGIKRGIVTLCIGGGQGIALALEIV
- a CDS encoding HlyD family secretion protein; the encoded protein is MSTTPSIAPPSVVGAAKQTRSIPWMLLAVITVVVVVAAAASYWFFVGRFVETTDDAYVGGDVTVLAPKVNGFVNDVLVQDNQYVKAGQVLIRLDARDYDARLAQANAEVASAEAAVTELEAKKSLQLATINEQSAEVRASGAELTRSASDSVRYRQLVKDDAVSNQVVERADADLAKAHAAVDRSSAALTAAQRQLPVLDAQINDAHARIATAVAAQRVAALNVEYTTIRAPIDGYVGNRTARVGVLANVGVSLLTVVPASGLWIDANFKEDQLKKMKVGDTVDVDLDASSHPIEGVVESLAPATGATFSVLPAENATGNFTKIVQRVPVRVRLSVPKEMQGVLRPGLSATVKVHLRSDAEASHDAARSAS
- a CDS encoding OprD family outer membrane porin; its protein translation is MTTQRSTSGASKFALLAVGLPALTIATAALADDAVAPAVPAAASAAVAQAAPVSPTAPAKPKLKHTPNVAEVQPETNNALVNAEADQAVTPTAPLSSQAKSKGLIADSHLNLLFRNYADQFDNEGGPHRHAWVQGMQANFESGFTQGPVGLGFDASLFAALKLDGGNGAGNMVHVAKGGGGSDQLAWAYPGMYDIKGRISETVVKYGLQIVDNNPFMEPHDNRALPPTFLGVSAVSNDIHNVTLQAGSFTKVDPRGHTNLVDLTTSYGGTTFKRLSYFGGNWDYSPNGTVTLYADQAEDVWNQFYAAISHSIGDVNTVKWAGLANIYSTHQTGSALQGHINNNAYSLSLSAQHGPHQVLLGYQQILGDQFFDYVNETNGIYLVNSMDVDYNAPHEKSFQLRYTFDGKYAGLPGFKAMLWGVTGWGADASAGAASNAIGPYTRNGEYVHGTHHEIGFIPSYTLQSGRFKDTKITFIAMYHKSTAHYSDPDNMEYRLVVNVPVKVF